From the genome of Neomonachus schauinslandi chromosome 5, ASM220157v2, whole genome shotgun sequence, one region includes:
- the MPST gene encoding 3-mercaptopyruvate sulfurtransferase isoform X3: MAPQQLFRALVSAQWVAKALRAPSAGQPLQLLDASWYLPKLERDARREFEERHIPGAAFFDIDQCSDRTSPYDHMLPSAAQFAEYAGRLGVGAATHVVVYDASDQGLYAAPRVWWMFRAFGHRAVSLLDGGLRHWLRLGLPLSSGKSRPEPAELRAALDPTFIKTYEDIKENLESRRFQVVDARAAGRFRGTEPEPRDGIEPGHIPGTVNIPFTDFLTKEGLEKSPEAIHRLFQDKKVDLSQPLVATCGSGVTACHVALGAYLCGKPDVAIYDGSWVEWYMRAQPEDVISEGRGKTH; the protein is encoded by the exons ATGGCCCCACAGCAGCTCTTCCGCGCGCTCGTGTCGGCGCAGTGGGTGGCCAAGGCACTGCGGGCCCCGAGCGCGGGGCAGCCCCTGCAGCTGCTCGATGCCTCCTGGTACTTGCCCAAGCTGGAACGCGACGCGCGCCGCGAGTTCGAGGAGCGCCACATCCCCGGCGCCGCCTTCTTTGACATCGACCAGTGCAGCGACCGCACGTCGCCCTACGACCACATGCTGCCCAGCGCCGCGCAGTTCGCCGAGTACGCGGGCCGCCTGGGCGTGGGCGCCGCCACCCACGTCGTGGTCTACGACGCCAGCGACCAGGGCCTCTACGCGGCGCCGCGCGTCTGGTGGATGTTCCGCGCCTTCGGCCACCGGGCGGTGTCGCTGCTCGACGGCGGCCTCCGCCACTGGCTGCGCCTGGGCCTCCCGCTGAGCTCGGGCAAAAGCCGCCCGGAGCCCGCGGAGTTGCGCGCCGCGCTCGACCCCACCTTCATCAAGACCTACGAGGACATCAAGGAGAACCTCGAATCCCGGCGCTTCCAGGTGGTGGACGCCCGCGCCGCCGGCCGGTTCCGGGGCACCGAGCCCGAGCCCCGAGACG GCATCGAACCCGGCCACATCCCCGGCACGGTGAACATCCCCTTCACGGACTTCCTGACCAAGGAGGGCCTGGAGAAGAGCCCTGAGGCGATCCACCGTCTGTTCCAGGACAAGAAGGTGGACTTGTCCCAGCCGCTGGTGGCCACGTGTGGCTCCGGTGTGACAGCCTGCCATGTGGCACTGGGGGCCTACCTCTGCGGCAAGCCCGACGTGGCCATCTACGACGGCTCCTGGGTGGAGTGGTACATGCGCGCGCAGCCAGAGGATGTCATCTCCGAGGGCCGCGGGAAGACCCATTGA
- the MPST gene encoding 3-mercaptopyruvate sulfurtransferase isoform X2 → MTDPGSPEPETRACSPSVATAATMAPQQLFRALVSAQWVAKALRAPSAGQPLQLLDASWYLPKLERDARREFEERHIPGAAFFDIDQCSDRTSPYDHMLPSAAQFAEYAGRLGVGAATHVVVYDASDQGLYAAPRVWWMFRAFGHRAVSLLDGGLRHWLRLGLPLSSGKSRPEPAELRAALDPTFIKTYEDIKENLESRRFQVVDARAAGRFRGTEPEPRDVGIEPGHIPGTVNIPFTDFLTKEGLEKSPEAIHRLFQDKKVDLSQPLVATCGSGVTACHVALGAYLCGKPDVAIYDGSWVEWYMRAQPEDVISEGRGKTH, encoded by the exons ATGACCGATCCCGGAAGCCCGGAGCCCGAGACCCGG GCCTGCAGCCCCAGTGTCGCCACCGCCGCCACCATGGCCCCACAGCAGCTCTTCCGCGCGCTCGTGTCGGCGCAGTGGGTGGCCAAGGCACTGCGGGCCCCGAGCGCGGGGCAGCCCCTGCAGCTGCTCGATGCCTCCTGGTACTTGCCCAAGCTGGAACGCGACGCGCGCCGCGAGTTCGAGGAGCGCCACATCCCCGGCGCCGCCTTCTTTGACATCGACCAGTGCAGCGACCGCACGTCGCCCTACGACCACATGCTGCCCAGCGCCGCGCAGTTCGCCGAGTACGCGGGCCGCCTGGGCGTGGGCGCCGCCACCCACGTCGTGGTCTACGACGCCAGCGACCAGGGCCTCTACGCGGCGCCGCGCGTCTGGTGGATGTTCCGCGCCTTCGGCCACCGGGCGGTGTCGCTGCTCGACGGCGGCCTCCGCCACTGGCTGCGCCTGGGCCTCCCGCTGAGCTCGGGCAAAAGCCGCCCGGAGCCCGCGGAGTTGCGCGCCGCGCTCGACCCCACCTTCATCAAGACCTACGAGGACATCAAGGAGAACCTCGAATCCCGGCGCTTCCAGGTGGTGGACGCCCGCGCCGCCGGCCGGTTCCGGGGCACCGAGCCCGAGCCCCGAGACG TGG GCATCGAACCCGGCCACATCCCCGGCACGGTGAACATCCCCTTCACGGACTTCCTGACCAAGGAGGGCCTGGAGAAGAGCCCTGAGGCGATCCACCGTCTGTTCCAGGACAAGAAGGTGGACTTGTCCCAGCCGCTGGTGGCCACGTGTGGCTCCGGTGTGACAGCCTGCCATGTGGCACTGGGGGCCTACCTCTGCGGCAAGCCCGACGTGGCCATCTACGACGGCTCCTGGGTGGAGTGGTACATGCGCGCGCAGCCAGAGGATGTCATCTCCGAGGGCCGCGGGAAGACCCATTGA
- the MPST gene encoding 3-mercaptopyruvate sulfurtransferase isoform X1 — protein sequence MTDPGSPEPETRACSPSVATAATMAPQQLFRALVSAQWVAKALRAPSAGQPLQLLDASWYLPKLERDARREFEERHIPGAAFFDIDQCSDRTSPYDHMLPSAAQFAEYAGRLGVGAATHVVVYDASDQGLYAAPRVWWMFRAFGHRAVSLLDGGLRHWLRLGLPLSSGKSRPEPAELRAALDPTFIKTYEDIKENLESRRFQVVDARAAGRFRGTEPEPRDGIEPGHIPGTVNIPFTDFLTKEGLEKSPEAIHRLFQDKKVDLSQPLVATCGSGVTACHVALGAYLCGKPDVAIYDGSWVEWYMRAQPEDVISEGRGKTH from the exons ATGACCGATCCCGGAAGCCCGGAGCCCGAGACCCGG GCCTGCAGCCCCAGTGTCGCCACCGCCGCCACCATGGCCCCACAGCAGCTCTTCCGCGCGCTCGTGTCGGCGCAGTGGGTGGCCAAGGCACTGCGGGCCCCGAGCGCGGGGCAGCCCCTGCAGCTGCTCGATGCCTCCTGGTACTTGCCCAAGCTGGAACGCGACGCGCGCCGCGAGTTCGAGGAGCGCCACATCCCCGGCGCCGCCTTCTTTGACATCGACCAGTGCAGCGACCGCACGTCGCCCTACGACCACATGCTGCCCAGCGCCGCGCAGTTCGCCGAGTACGCGGGCCGCCTGGGCGTGGGCGCCGCCACCCACGTCGTGGTCTACGACGCCAGCGACCAGGGCCTCTACGCGGCGCCGCGCGTCTGGTGGATGTTCCGCGCCTTCGGCCACCGGGCGGTGTCGCTGCTCGACGGCGGCCTCCGCCACTGGCTGCGCCTGGGCCTCCCGCTGAGCTCGGGCAAAAGCCGCCCGGAGCCCGCGGAGTTGCGCGCCGCGCTCGACCCCACCTTCATCAAGACCTACGAGGACATCAAGGAGAACCTCGAATCCCGGCGCTTCCAGGTGGTGGACGCCCGCGCCGCCGGCCGGTTCCGGGGCACCGAGCCCGAGCCCCGAGACG GCATCGAACCCGGCCACATCCCCGGCACGGTGAACATCCCCTTCACGGACTTCCTGACCAAGGAGGGCCTGGAGAAGAGCCCTGAGGCGATCCACCGTCTGTTCCAGGACAAGAAGGTGGACTTGTCCCAGCCGCTGGTGGCCACGTGTGGCTCCGGTGTGACAGCCTGCCATGTGGCACTGGGGGCCTACCTCTGCGGCAAGCCCGACGTGGCCATCTACGACGGCTCCTGGGTGGAGTGGTACATGCGCGCGCAGCCAGAGGATGTCATCTCCGAGGGCCGCGGGAAGACCCATTGA